Part of the Georgenia sp. TF02-10 genome, CCCGAGCCCGGCCGGCGCCCGGCAGTGGCGGGCGTGGGACACCATCCTGGCCCGCGAGGTCACCGTCCTCGCGGTGCCCGCCGAGCACCCCCGGGCCGCGGACGTCATCGACGCCGCCCGGCGCGCCTCGCTCGTGGAGGACCACCGTCTGGTCCGCATCCTCGACGCCGGGACCGACGCCGGCACCGCGTTCGTCGTCACCGACGTCGTCCACGGCACGGACCTGGCCGCGCTCGCCGCCGCCGGCCCGCTGGCGCCCGCCCAGGCCCGCGCCGTCGTCGGCGAGGCGGCCAGCGCCCTGGAGTCCGCGCGGCGGCACGGCGTGCGGCACCTCGCCCTGGCCCCGGCGTCGCTGCGGGTGACCGAGGACGGCGACGTCGTGCTCACCGGGCTGGCCACCGAGGCCGCGCTCCTCGGCGTGGGCGGCCCGGAGGAGTCCCCGCTGACCGCCGCCCGCCGCGACGCCGAGGACCTCGTCCACCTGCTCGCGCTCGCGCTCACCGGTGCGCCGGGCACCGCGCCGACCGAGCCGGCCGACCTCGCCCGCCTGTGCGCCCGGACCGCCGCCGGCGAGGGACCACGCAGCACCGGCGAGCTCATCCGCGAGCTAGCGCCGTGGGGCGACGTCGACCCGGCCGCGCTGCCCAGGCCGTCGGTACGCGTCCCGGCGGGCGCCGTCGTCGCCGCCGGCACACCCGCCCCTGCACCAGCCGGCGCACGCCCGGTCCCGCCCCCGCCGCCGCCACCGCCGGCCGAGGACGGGACCGGCACCGGTCCCGACGGGGCCGCCGTCGGCGCGGGTACCGATGCCTATGGTGCCGGTGCCTCCGCCGGTGCTGGTGCCGACGCCGACGCCGACGCCGACGCTGCCGCTAACGGGCCTGAGGCCGGGGCCGGTGCAGATGCCGGTGCCCGCGGGACCCGCGCCGGCGTGACGGTGCCCCCACCCCCACCGCCGCCGCCATCGGACGCGCCGGCACCGTCCGCCGCGGAGAGCGCCCCGGGCGGCACCGACGACGGCGAGCCGGCCGCCGCGGGCACGCCGCACCCGGTCGACCGCCGGCGGCCAGCCGGCCCCCGCTGGGCACCCGGGCACCCGCCCGCGCGGCCGGCACCGGACTTCACCGAGATCCTCCGGGGTGAGCCCACCGGTGCCGCGGAGCCCGCCGGCGAGGCACCGGCGCGCCACGGCGAGCCCGGCGGCGACGAACCCGCCAAGCGCACCGACCAGGGACCCTCGCGGCACGCCCGGCTCGCCGGTGCCCTCACCGGGCTGCGCACCCGGGCGGCCCAGGCCGCCCGGTCCGCCAGAGCCACCGCCGCCGACCGCACCCGCACGGCGGCCGCCGGGCTGGGCACCGCCGTCGCCGCGGGCCGCACCAAGGTGGCCGAGGCCGCGGCCGCCCGCCGCGGGCCGCAGAGCTCCGCCGGTCCCGACACCCGCCCCGTCCCCGTCCGCCCCCGGGACGTCCGCGACCGCCCCGCCGACGACGAGACGCTGCTGCCGGCCGACGTCGACGGCCCGGAGGTGCCCTTCCGGGAGCGGCGGATGGACCCCACCCCGGTGGTGCTCGTGGCCGTCGGCGCGCTCGTGCTCGTCCTCTTCCTCATCTCCCTGCGCGTCCTCGTCGCCCCGCCGCCCGAGGTGGAGATCCCCCGCACCAGCCCCACCAGCGCCGCGCCGCCGACGGAGACGCCGCCACCGTCGCCCGAGCCGACCCCGGAACCGACCACCCCGCCCCCCGCCCCGCCGCAGGCGGCCGCGCTGGCACCGCTGGACCCGCAGGGCGACGGCGCGGAGAACCCGGACCTGACCTCCCGCGCCCTCGACGGGGACCCGATGACGTTCTGGCGCTCCCGCTCCTACGTCGACCCGCAGTACGGCATCAAGGAGGGCATCGGCCTGACCGTCACCCTGGCCCAGCCCGCCACGGTCAGCCAGGTCGAGCTCGACGTGCTGGGCTCGGGCGGCGTCGTGCAGGTGCGCACCGGGGACCCGGCCCAGCCGACGGCGGGCCAGGTGCTCGCCGAGGGCACGATGGGCCCGGGCACCGTGCTGACCTTCGAGCCGGTGGAGACGGACCACCTCATCCTGTGGTTCCCCCAGCTGCCGGTGGCCGACTCCGACGGCAAGAACCGGATCGAGCTCGCCGAGCTGCGGGTGGGCTGACCGTCCCGGGGCCGGGGAACAGCCGCCGCCTACGATCCGTTGCAGCAGACAGTGACCCCGACCCGAGGACAGGTATGACCACCGACACCGCCACCCGCCCCACCCAGACCCACGACGTGATCATCGTCGGGTCCGGCCCGGCCGGCTACACCGCCGCCGTCTACGCCGCGCGGGCCAACCTCCGCCCGCTCGTCTTCGCCGGGGCGGTCACCGCGGGCGGCGCGCTCATGAACACCACCGAGGTGGAGAACTTCCCCGGGTTCCCCGAGGGCATCCTCGGCCCGGACCTGATGGACAACATGTACAAGCAGGCCGTCCGGTTCGGCGCGGACGTGCGCTACGAGGACGTCGTCGCCACCGACCTGACCGCCGAGCCCAAGACCGTCACCACCGGCGACGGCGAGACGTTCGCGGCCCGGTCGGTCATCCTGGCCAACGGCTCGGAGTACAAGGAGCTGGGCCTGCCCGAGGAGAAGCGGCTCGGCGGGCACGGGGTCTCCTTCTGCGCCACCTGCGACGGGTTCTTCTTCCGCGGCCAGCACGTGCTGGTCGTCGGCGGCGGGGACTCCGCGATGGAGGAGGCCACCTTCCTCACCCGGTTCGTGGAGAAGGTGACGGTCGTGCACCGCCGCGACGAGCTCCGGGCCTCCAAGATCATGGCCGCCCGCGCCATGGCGAACGAGAAGATCGAGTTCGCCTGGAACAGCGAGGTCGCCGCGATCCACGGCGAGGACAAGGTCACCGGCGCGACCCTGCGGGACACCGTGACCGGGCAGACCCGGGAGATCGACGCCACCGGCATCTTCGTCGCCATCGGTCACAAGCCGCGCACCGAGATGCTCCGCGGCCAGGTCACCCTGGACGACGCCGGCTACATCCAGGTCACCCACCCCAGCACCGCGACCACCGTCCCGGGCGTGTTCGCCTGCGGGGACGCCGTCGACCACGTGTACCGCCAGGCCATCACGGCCGCCGGGACCGGGTGCGCCGCGGCCCTGGACGCCGAGCGCTACCTCGCCGTCCTCGACGAGGCGGCCGAGCCGGACACCGACGCCTCCCAGACGCCGCAGGGCTCCGTCCTGGTCTGACCCGCCGGCGGTTCCGCCTGGTCTGAGCCGGCGGCGGCTCCGCCCGTCGCACGGACCCGACGACCGTCGGACGGCCGGCCCCCTCGGCCGGGCAGGCCCGGCAGCCGATCGGCCCCCGCCACCCGCACGACAAGACGGCGCCGCAAGGTGCCGAAGAACCCACGGCGCCCCGGGCGCCACAAAGGAGAGAGATGAGCACCACCGAGGTCACCGACGCCACCTTCGACGCCGAGGTCCTGCAGTCCCCGAAGCCGGTGCTGGTCGACTTCTGGGCCACCTGGTGCGCGCCCTGCCGGCAGATGGCCCCCATCGTCGACGAGCTGGCCGCGCAGTACGGCGAGAAGATGAAGTTCACCAAGCTCGACGCCGACACCAACCCCGCCACCGTGCAGAAGTACGGGATCGTCTCCATCCCGACGTTCAACGTCTACGTCGGCGGTGAGTTGGTGAAGTCCATCGTCGGCGGGCAGCCCAAGCAGGCCTTCGCCGCCCAGCTCCAGGAGTTCCTGTCCTGACGTCAGGTCAGGCTCGACCGGCTGACCGGTCACAGGCTGCCCGCCGACCGGCTGACCGGCTGACCGGTCACAGGCTGCCCGCCGACCGGCTGACCGGCTGACCGGCTGACCGGCTGACCGGCTGACCGGCTGACCGGCTGACCGGCTGACCACGATCGCCTCCGGGAGCCTGTTGCTTTTTGGGCTGGCGCGGGCCTGGGCGTGTCTGCCGGCCGGCCTGGGCGCTGCCGGGAGGATCGGGGGTATGGCCAGGACGTACCGGGTGGTGGATCGGGACCAGGAGTTCTTGCTCCCGCCGGACATGCGTGAGTGGTTGCCGCCGGAGCATCTGGTGTGGTTCTTGATCGCGGCGGTGGAGCGGATGGACACCACCGCCTTCCACGCCAAGGCCCGGTTGGGTGGGGTGGGTCGGCGGGGGTATGACCCGGAGATGCTGCTGACGCTGTTCGTGTACGCGATGGCGCAGGGGGAGTCCTCCTCGCGGCGGATCGAGCGGCTGTGCCACACGGATGTGGCGTTCCGGGTGATCTGCGCCCAGGACGTCCCGGACCACACGGTGCTGGCCCGGTTCCGCCAGCGCCACGAGGAGGCGCTGACCGGTCTGCTGACCGAGTCGTTGGTGCTGGCCGCCGAGCTGGGGATGCTCTCGATGGGGGTGGTGGCTCTGGACGGGACGAAGATCCAGGCCAGCGCCAGCAGGGGCGCCAACCGCAGCGAGGCCACCCTGCGGAAGATGGCGGAGGACTACGTCGGCCGGGTCGGCGCCACGGACGCGGAGGAGGACGCCCTGTTCGGTCCGGACAAGCGCGGGGACGAGCTGCCCGAGGCGGTGACCGACCGGACCGACCGGGGTGGGCGGATCCAGCGGGCGCTGGACGTCATCACCGCCCGCCGCACCAAGACCGAGGCGGAGGAGAAGAAGAAGGCCGAGCGGGCCCAGAAGCGCGCCGCCGCCCGCAAGGTGGAGGCGGAGGCGGAGGCGGCGAGGGCCGCCGAGCGGGCCGAGAAGTATCTCGCCGCCCGCCGCAAGGCCGAGGCCGAGGCGGCGAAGACGGCCGAGCGGGCAGAGAAGACGGTCGAGCGGGCCGAGGAGTACCAGAGCGCGCAGGCGGAGGGGGCCCCGCTGTGCGGGCACCCGCCGAAGGGGGTGGACCCGGTCGGCGTGGCCAGGGCCCGGTGGGAGCGGGCGCGGGCGCAGGCCGCGGCCCGGTACGAGGCCTACCAGGGCGACCTGGCCGCCGGGGTGGTCAGGAGGGGACGCCCGCCGCTGCCGCCGGACGAGCACTGCCGGGTCCGTCGGGCCTGGGTGGCCTACCAGGCGGCCCTGGCCGCCCGCGGCCTCGTGACCGCTGGTCAGGACACGGCCGGCGGCACCGATCAGGACCGGGCCCCAGGCGCCGGCGCCGGCAACGCCACCGGGGCCGGCACGGAGCAGACCGCCGACGCCGGCCAGGCGCCGGGCGCCGGCACGGAGCAGGCCGCAGACGCTGAGAAGGTTGGCGCCGGGGCGGCGGCGCAGGCCGGCGGCCCGGCCGGGGAGAACGCCGGGGAGAAGGTGTATGCCAACCTCACCGACCCGGACTCCCGGCTGATGAAGACCCGCGACGGTTGGGTCCAGGGCATGAACTGCCAGACCTCCACCAGCGAGGACGTGTTCATCCTGACCGCCCGGGCCACCCAGGACACCACCGACGTGCGCCAGTTCCTGCCCACCAAGGACGCGGTCGAGACCACCCTGGCCACCATCGCCGAGCGCACCGGCCGGACGGACCTGACCATCGGGACGATGCTCGCCGACGCGGGGTATGACTCCAACGAGAACCTCACCGCACCCGGCCCGGACCGGTTGATCGCCGACAGCAAGCGCCGCCGCCTGTCCGCCCGCGCCACCACGAACCCGGCCGAGGGTCCACCACCGGAGGGTGCGTCGGCCCGGGAGAAGGTCAACCACCGGCTGCGCACCCCCGACGGGCTCGCCACCTACCGGCGCCGGTCCCACCTGATCGAAGCCCCCAACGCCTGGCTGAAGGACGGCCGCGGGCTGCGCCGGTTCTCCCGCCGCGGCCTGGCAGCGGTGCAGTCCGAGCTCTCCCTGGCCGCCGGGGTGACCAACCTGCTCCGCCTGCTCGCCAAGGGAGTGACCACCGCCCAGCTCCAGGTCGCCTGACCCCCACCAGGGGCACCCCCACACCCCCGCCAGGGCCCCCACCCGCCCGCACAGCCCCCGAAGTCCCCCCAGGGCGTCCAGCACACGCTCGGCCCGGCTCACCGAGCCGCTGGTCCGAAAATCCCGCCACCAGGCCCCCGCGCGACCGCCGCCAAAGGACAACAGGCTCCCGGAGGCGATCTCGTGCGGATCTCGCACATTTTCGCCTCCCGAGGCCATCGTGGTTCGCGGGCGTGGGCGGCCGTAACCGCAGGCGACCGTCGTCCGGCGCCGCCCCCACCTCAGGCGCCGGGCCGCGGGCGCCCGCGAGCTGACCGGCGCGCGGCCTAGCGTCCCCCCAGCCCCCCAGCCCCGCGCCCCCGGGCCACATGCCCAGGGGCGCCGTCGTGCCCACCGGCCGCACCGCCGTCGGCCCGCCACCATCCCGACCCGTCCACCACCCGACGCGCCTCCCGGCCCCCGCCGGCCGCGGTGGCAGACTTGCCCGAACCGGCCGCGGCAGGCGCGGCCGGGACGAGAGGGAGCAGCGCGATGAGCGAGGGTGCGCAGACGGGTCCGGGCGGGCGAAGCAGCGGCGAGCGCGCCGCCGCTGCCGCCGCCGCCCAGGCCGGCACCCGGCTCGACCCCTGGTACGCCAGCTACGCCGACCGCGCCCACGGCATGCGGGCCTCCGAGGTCCGCTCCCTCTTCGCCGTCGCCAACCGCCCCGAGGTGGTCTCCCTCGCCGGCGGGATGCCCAACATCGCCGGCCTCCCGCTGGACTTCCTCGCCGACATGACCGCCAAGCTCCTCCGCGAGCGCGGCGCCAAGGCGCTGCAGTACGGCGGCGGGCAGGGCGAGGAGGTGCTCCGCGAGCAGATCGTGGAGGTGATGCGCTACGACCACGTGCACGCCCACCCCGACGACGTCGTCGTCACCACCGGCTCCCAGCAGGCCCTGGACCTGGTCACCGAGATCTTCATCAACCCCGGCGACGTCGTCGTCGCCGAGGCCCCCAGCTACGTCGGCGCCCTGGGCGTCTTCCGGGCCTACCAGGCCGACGTCGTGCACGTCCCGATGGACGACGCCGGCCTGGTGCCCGAGGCCCTCGACCGCACCCTGACCGACCTGGAGCGGGCCGGCCGGCGGGTGAAGTTCCTGTACACGGTGCCCAACTTCCACAACCCGGCAGGGGTGAGCCTGTCCGCCGAGCGACGCCCGCAGGTCGTGGAGATCTGCCGGCGGCACCACGTGCTAGTCGTCGAGGACAACCCCTACGGCCTGCTCGGCTTCGAGGGTGACCCGCCGCCGGCGCTGAAGAGCTACGACGCCGACGGTGTGGTCTACCTCGGGTCCTTCTCCAAGACCTTCGCCCCGGGGTACCGGGTGGGCTGGGCGCTCGCCCCGCACGCGGTGCGGGAGAAGCTCGTCCTGGCCAGCGAGGCCGCGATCCTGTCCCCGACGATGATGGGCCAGCTGTCGATCGCCACCTACCTGTCCAGCTACGACTGGTACGGGCAGGTCAAGGAGTACCGCGGGATGTACCGCGAGCGGCGCGACGCGATGCTGGCCGCCCTCGCCGAGTTCCTGCCCGAGGCCCGGTGGACGGTGCCCGACGGCGGCTTCTACACCTGGGTCACCCTGCCCCCCGGGCTGGACGCCCAGGCCATGCTGCCCCGCGCCGTGACCAACCTGGTCGCCTACGTCTCCGGCACGGCGTTCTACGCCGACGGGCAGGGCCGGGACCACCTGCGGCTGTCGTTCTGCTACCCCCCGCCGGAGCGGATCCGGGAGGGCGTGCGGCGCCTGGCGACCGTCGTCAACGCCGAGCGGGAGCTCATCGACATGTTCGGCACGCACCCCGGCGCCCACCGCGGCGGGGCCGGCGTGGAGACCCCGTCGCCGGACCAGGTCTGAGGAGGCTAGATGGAGCAGGAGCACGGCACGGACGGACCCGGGGCCGGCGCGGGCGGGCCGGGCGCGGGCAGCCCCGACGCCGGTCCTGAGCGGTCCGACGGCGGCCCGGCCCCGGCCGGGACGCCCACCGTGGCGATCCTGGCCGGCGGGCTGTCCCACGAGCGGGACGTCTCGGTGCGCTCGGGCCGCCGGGTGGCCGGGGCGCTGCGGGACCGGGGCGTGCACGTCGAGGTCCTCGACGTCGACGCCAACCTCGTCCCCGCCCTGACCGACCTCGCGCCGGACGTGGTGTGGCCGCTCGTGCACGGCTCGACAGGGGAGGACGGCTCGCTGCAGGACCTGCTGGACGTCCTCGGCCTGCGCTACGTCGGGACGACGGCGGCCGGCTGCCGGGTGGCCTCGGACAAGCCCACCGCCAAGGCGCTGCTGCGCGCCGCCGGCCTGCCCACCCCGGACTTCGTGGCGCTGCCCCAGTCCCTGTTCCGCGAGGTCGGCGCGCACCCGGTGCTCCGCGCCGTCACCGCCCGCCTGGGCCTGCCGCTCGTGGTCAAGCCGGCCGAGGGCGGCTCGGCCCTCGGCGTCACCATGGTCACCGAGGAGGCGGACCTGCCCGCGGCGATGGTCGCCTGCTTCGCCTACGGGGAGGTGGCCCTGATCGAGCGGGCGGTGGCCGGCACCGAGGTGGCCGTCTCCGTCGTCGACCTCGGGGACGGGCCGCGCGCGCTCCCGCCGGTGGAGATCGTCACCGAGGGGCCCTACGACTACGACGCCCGCTACAACCCGGGGCGCAGCGAGTACTTCGTCCCGGCGCGGCTGGACGCCGGGCGGCAGCGCGCCGTCACCGACCTCGCGGTCGCCGTCCACACCACCCTGGGCCTGCGCCACCTCTCCCGGACCGACCTCATCCTCGACGCCGACGGCACCGCCTGGTTCCTCGACGTCAACGTCGCGCCCGGGATGACCGAGACCTCGCTCTTCCCGCAGGCCGCGCAGGCGGCGGGGGACCCCGAGGAGCTGTACCTCTCGCTGCTGGCCGCCGCCCTCCGCTGACGGCGACGCCGCCGGCCGTGCCGGTCCGGCGGGCGCCGCCGCGGGGCTCAGTCGTCCGTGACGGGACCGACGTCGGGGGCCAGGACCGCGAGGATCCGGTCGAGGTCCTCCATGCTGGCGAACTCGATGGCGATCCGGCCCTTGCGCTGGCCGAGGTTGACCTTCACCCGGGTGTCGAACCGGTCGGCGAGGCGGGCCGCCAGCCGGTTCAGCGCCTCGGCGTGCTCGCCGGTCCGGGGCCGCCGGCGCATCTCCGGGGCGACCGGCTCGTCCCCGAGGGCGACGATCTCCTCCGTCGCGCGCACGCTCAGCCCCTCCGCGACGATCCGCTGCGCGAGGCGTTCCATCGCACCGCCGTCGGCCAGGCCGAGCAGGGCGCGGGCGTGCCCGGCCGAGAGGACCCCGGCCGCCACCCGGCGCTGGACCAGGGGCGGGAGCTTCATCAGCCGGAGGGTGTTGGAGATCTGCGGCCGGGACCGGGCGATCCGGGTGGCGAGCTCGTCGTGCGTGCAGCCGAAGTCCTCGAGCAGCTGCTGGTAGGCGGCCGCCTCCTCCAGCGGGTTCAGCTGTGCCCGGTGGAGGTTCTCCAGGAGCGCGTCGCGCAGCAGATCGGCGTCGCCGGTCTCCCGGATGATCGCCGGGACGGTGTCATTGCCGGCCTGCCGGGTGGCCCGCCAGCGCCGCTCGCCCATGATGAGCTCGAACCGGGCGTCCGGGTTGTCCGCCACCGGGTGCGGCAGCGGCCGCACGACGACCGGCTGCAGGACGCCGACCTCCCGGATGGAGGCCGCCAGCTCCTCCAGCTCCTCCTCGTCGAAGACCTGCCGGGGTTGGCGGGTGTTGGGGATGATCTGCTCGACCGGGATCTCGGCGAAGGATGCGCCGGGGACCGGGACCAGCCCGTCCGGGTCGTCGTCCGTGGCCGGTTGCTGCTGCTGGCGGCCCGGCTTTCCGTCGTCAACCGTCGCCGGGCTCGCCGCGGTCGCCACGGAGTCGGCCGCCGACGGCGTCCCGGCCGACGTGGCCGGCGTCGCCGGCTCGGCCCCGACCGCGGTGCTCGGGTCTGCGGTGTCGGCCGGGTCTGTCGCGCCGGCCGGATTTGTCGCGTCAGCCGGCGCTGCCACGTCAGCCACCTCGTCCGGCGCGCTGTCCGGCTGGGGCACGGCCTCCGGCTCCCGTGCGTCGGACGGCTCCGGCTCCCGTGCGTCGGACGGCTCCGGCGCCGACTCGGCCGACCGGCGAGCCGAGCCATCGGCCGTGGGGCTGGTGCGCGAGGCCGGCTTCCCGCCGCGGGTACCGCCCGCCGTCCTCCCAGCCGACCTGCCGCGCCCCCGGGCCGTCGGCTCCATGAGCGCCCGCGCGGCCGACCGGGCCTGGCTCGGCGGGCGGTCCGCCGCGTCCGCCGGCTCCTCGCCCGACGCTGGGGTGGAGGCGAAGAAGACGTCGGTAGGGCGGTCGGGGAGCGTCGCCGTGCCCGGGCCGGTCGGGATGAGGGCACCGATCCCGCGGCCCAGGCCCCGCCGCTTCTCGGTCATCGGTCATCCTCCTGAGGGTTCGCGGTCTGGTCTGCTGAGTCCGTCTGGTCTGCTGGGTCCGCGTGGTCTGCTGGGTCGGTGTCCTCTGAGGTGCCCGTCTGCACTCCCTGGTCAGGCCGCGCGCCGTCCCCCTCGCCGCTCCCGTCCTCCTCGGCCCGCTCCGCGATCTCCTGCGCCGCCTCCAGGTAGGCGAGCGCACCGCTCGAGCCGGCGTCGTAGGCGAGGACGGTCTGCCCGTAGCTCGGTGCCTCGGAGATCCGCACCGACCGGGGGATCGTGGCGGTGAGCACCTGGCCGGGGAAGTGCTCCCGGACCTCCGCGGCGACCTCGCGGGAGAGGTTCGTCCGGCGGTCGAACATCGTCAGCAGGATTGTCGACACGTGTAGTCCGGGATTGAGGTGCCCGCGGATGAGCTCGATGTTGCTGAGGAGCTGGCTCAGGCCCTCGAGCGCGTAGTACTCGCACTGGATGGGGATGAGTACCTCGGTCGCGGCGACGAAGGCGTTGATCGTGAGAAGGCCCAGGCTCGGCGGGCAGTCGATCACCACGTAGTCGACCGGCTCCCGGCCCTCCGCCTCCCGCTGCTCGAGGTACTGCCGCAGGGCGATCCGCAGCCGGTTCTCCCGGGCAACCATCGACACCAGCTCGATCTCCGCGCCAGAGAGGTCGATCGTG contains:
- the trxB gene encoding thioredoxin-disulfide reductase; this encodes MTTDTATRPTQTHDVIIVGSGPAGYTAAVYAARANLRPLVFAGAVTAGGALMNTTEVENFPGFPEGILGPDLMDNMYKQAVRFGADVRYEDVVATDLTAEPKTVTTGDGETFAARSVILANGSEYKELGLPEEKRLGGHGVSFCATCDGFFFRGQHVLVVGGGDSAMEEATFLTRFVEKVTVVHRRDELRASKIMAARAMANEKIEFAWNSEVAAIHGEDKVTGATLRDTVTGQTREIDATGIFVAIGHKPRTEMLRGQVTLDDAGYIQVTHPSTATTVPGVFACGDAVDHVYRQAITAAGTGCAAALDAERYLAVLDEAAEPDTDASQTPQGSVLV
- the trxA gene encoding thioredoxin, with the translated sequence MSTTEVTDATFDAEVLQSPKPVLVDFWATWCAPCRQMAPIVDELAAQYGEKMKFTKLDADTNPATVQKYGIVSIPTFNVYVGGELVKSIVGGQPKQAFAAQLQEFLS
- a CDS encoding transposase; translated protein: MARTYRVVDRDQEFLLPPDMREWLPPEHLVWFLIAAVERMDTTAFHAKARLGGVGRRGYDPEMLLTLFVYAMAQGESSSRRIERLCHTDVAFRVICAQDVPDHTVLARFRQRHEEALTGLLTESLVLAAELGMLSMGVVALDGTKIQASASRGANRSEATLRKMAEDYVGRVGATDAEEDALFGPDKRGDELPEAVTDRTDRGGRIQRALDVITARRTKTEAEEKKKAERAQKRAAARKVEAEAEAARAAERAEKYLAARRKAEAEAAKTAERAEKTVERAEEYQSAQAEGAPLCGHPPKGVDPVGVARARWERARAQAAARYEAYQGDLAAGVVRRGRPPLPPDEHCRVRRAWVAYQAALAARGLVTAGQDTAGGTDQDRAPGAGAGNATGAGTEQTADAGQAPGAGTEQAADAEKVGAGAAAQAGGPAGENAGEKVYANLTDPDSRLMKTRDGWVQGMNCQTSTSEDVFILTARATQDTTDVRQFLPTKDAVETTLATIAERTGRTDLTIGTMLADAGYDSNENLTAPGPDRLIADSKRRRLSARATTNPAEGPPPEGASAREKVNHRLRTPDGLATYRRRSHLIEAPNAWLKDGRGLRRFSRRGLAAVQSELSLAAGVTNLLRLLAKGVTTAQLQVA
- a CDS encoding PLP-dependent aminotransferase family protein, with protein sequence MSEGAQTGPGGRSSGERAAAAAAAQAGTRLDPWYASYADRAHGMRASEVRSLFAVANRPEVVSLAGGMPNIAGLPLDFLADMTAKLLRERGAKALQYGGGQGEEVLREQIVEVMRYDHVHAHPDDVVVTTGSQQALDLVTEIFINPGDVVVAEAPSYVGALGVFRAYQADVVHVPMDDAGLVPEALDRTLTDLERAGRRVKFLYTVPNFHNPAGVSLSAERRPQVVEICRRHHVLVVEDNPYGLLGFEGDPPPALKSYDADGVVYLGSFSKTFAPGYRVGWALAPHAVREKLVLASEAAILSPTMMGQLSIATYLSSYDWYGQVKEYRGMYRERRDAMLAALAEFLPEARWTVPDGGFYTWVTLPPGLDAQAMLPRAVTNLVAYVSGTAFYADGQGRDHLRLSFCYPPPERIREGVRRLATVVNAERELIDMFGTHPGAHRGGAGVETPSPDQV
- a CDS encoding D-alanine--D-alanine ligase — encoded protein: MEQEHGTDGPGAGAGGPGAGSPDAGPERSDGGPAPAGTPTVAILAGGLSHERDVSVRSGRRVAGALRDRGVHVEVLDVDANLVPALTDLAPDVVWPLVHGSTGEDGSLQDLLDVLGLRYVGTTAAGCRVASDKPTAKALLRAAGLPTPDFVALPQSLFREVGAHPVLRAVTARLGLPLVVKPAEGGSALGVTMVTEEADLPAAMVACFAYGEVALIERAVAGTEVAVSVVDLGDGPRALPPVEIVTEGPYDYDARYNPGRSEYFVPARLDAGRQRAVTDLAVAVHTTLGLRHLSRTDLILDADGTAWFLDVNVAPGMTETSLFPQAAQAAGDPEELYLSLLAAALR
- a CDS encoding ParB/RepB/Spo0J family partition protein yields the protein MATAASPATVDDGKPGRQQQQPATDDDPDGLVPVPGASFAEIPVEQIIPNTRQPRQVFDEEELEELAASIREVGVLQPVVVRPLPHPVADNPDARFELIMGERRWRATRQAGNDTVPAIIRETGDADLLRDALLENLHRAQLNPLEEAAAYQQLLEDFGCTHDELATRIARSRPQISNTLRLMKLPPLVQRRVAAGVLSAGHARALLGLADGGAMERLAQRIVAEGLSVRATEEIVALGDEPVAPEMRRRPRTGEHAEALNRLAARLADRFDTRVKVNLGQRKGRIAIEFASMEDLDRILAVLAPDVGPVTDD
- a CDS encoding ParA family protein yields the protein MPEADETTPLAAELAEDARRRIRLAGARFPRPATTRVFTVANQKGGVGKTTTAVNLAAALAAGGLHVLVIDADPQGNASTALGVDHHAGVPSIYDVVINGDPLQDVVQECTEHPGVLVAPATIDLSGAEIELVSMVARENRLRIALRQYLEQREAEGREPVDYVVIDCPPSLGLLTINAFVAATEVLIPIQCEYYALEGLSQLLSNIELIRGHLNPGLHVSTILLTMFDRRTNLSREVAAEVREHFPGQVLTATIPRSVRISEAPSYGQTVLAYDAGSSGALAYLEAAQEIAERAEEDGSGEGDGARPDQGVQTGTSEDTDPADHADPADQTDSADQTANPQEDDR